In a single window of the Desulfovibrio mangrovi genome:
- a CDS encoding efflux RND transporter permease subunit codes for MDFIQFSIRKPVAVFVGVILVVLFGTIGLLSMPYQLSPTVTEPEITVTTDWTGATPYEVERDIIEEQEKVLKGLPNLITMESTASSGRGQITLRFKIGTDSDNALLRVSNKLNEVQSYPLNVDKPIISATGESSSPVIWLVLKALPENSVSAERYRTFFENDIRQYLERVDGVSDLFVFGGTEREMQVVVDPRKLAAHNLTVSDLIAVLKTENTNVSAGTLDLGRRQYRIRTVAEFNSPESILNAVISSSGARRITVADVAEASYGYAKHTTAMMHNGETGIVCGVRPEAGTNILTMTDDVEAVVNDLNAGILKENGLRIDWSYDQRPYINGAIDLVKENIMIGGVLAILVLLIFLQSITSTVVVAVAIPISVVGTFIFMNMLGRNLNVVSLAGISFAVGMLVDNAIVVLENIDRHRSMGKTPFRATYDGTSEVWGAVVASTLTTVAVFLPVAFIEQEAGQLFKDIAIAVTCAITLSLFVSVSVIPMLANLFFSFSKRRGSDRKLIPFLDTLGKQLANAFMALVHLAIKNALTRTATIVLLTAVSVFITWAAFPKMEYLPQGNRNLVLNILIPPPGLSYEERKDIGDYIQNKYRPLYTTEEDVNGLPPINALFYVGAPDFMLFGTTSRVEDRAGEYIPEFTRTIRSIPGMFGVSMQAGIFQNSIGKGRTIEVDLSSGNLDKLVGGAGALFGTLMQAIPGSQIRPIPSLELLFPEVRLHPERDRLKAAGLSSSELGIAVDVLMDGRKIGDFNEEGKKKIDLVLKAGDRDIQSPEALYYSQVATPNGVPVPVSSLAGLERTNGITQIRHLERQRTITLQVTPPQTMPLEQAMDMIRGDIIPKLQQGPLAGIKYRLSGAADKLTQTRDALQWNFLLAVAITYLLMAALFENFIYPLIILFTVPLASAGGILGLKLENIFIAQQPMDILTMLGFIILIGVVVNNAILIVHQSLNNIREGGMSHKEAVLESVRTRLRPIYMSATTSVFGMLPLAVAPGPGSELYRGLGSVVLGGLALSTVFTVFVIPALLLFVIGMEKTSSGND; via the coding sequence ATGGACTTCATCCAGTTTTCCATACGCAAGCCCGTTGCCGTCTTCGTCGGCGTCATTCTTGTGGTTCTGTTCGGCACCATCGGCCTCCTGAGCATGCCCTACCAGCTCAGCCCCACCGTCACGGAACCGGAAATCACGGTTACCACGGACTGGACTGGGGCAACTCCCTACGAAGTGGAACGCGACATCATTGAAGAACAGGAGAAGGTGCTCAAAGGCCTGCCCAATCTGATCACCATGGAGTCCACCGCCTCAAGCGGCAGAGGCCAGATCACCCTGCGATTCAAAATAGGCACCGACTCGGATAACGCCCTGCTCCGCGTTTCCAACAAACTCAACGAGGTGCAGAGCTACCCGCTCAACGTGGACAAGCCCATCATCAGCGCAACGGGCGAATCATCCTCCCCGGTCATCTGGCTGGTTCTGAAGGCGCTGCCGGAAAACTCCGTCTCTGCGGAGCGCTACAGAACCTTCTTTGAAAATGACATACGCCAGTATCTTGAGCGCGTGGACGGCGTTTCGGACCTGTTCGTGTTCGGCGGCACCGAGCGCGAGATGCAGGTTGTTGTCGATCCCCGAAAGCTTGCCGCACATAATCTGACCGTCAGCGACCTCATTGCCGTACTGAAAACAGAGAACACCAACGTCTCCGCAGGCACTCTTGATCTGGGTCGTCGGCAGTACCGCATCCGCACCGTTGCGGAATTCAACTCGCCCGAATCCATTCTGAACGCCGTCATCAGTTCCAGCGGCGCCCGCCGCATCACCGTTGCAGATGTCGCAGAGGCTTCCTACGGATATGCCAAACACACCACTGCCATGATGCACAACGGCGAAACCGGCATCGTCTGCGGCGTTCGTCCTGAGGCAGGGACCAACATTCTGACCATGACAGACGACGTGGAAGCCGTGGTGAACGACCTCAATGCAGGCATTCTCAAGGAAAACGGCCTGCGCATAGACTGGTCCTACGACCAACGTCCCTACATCAACGGCGCCATTGATCTGGTAAAGGAAAACATCATGATCGGCGGTGTACTGGCCATTCTGGTACTGCTGATCTTCCTGCAATCCATCACCTCCACCGTGGTCGTGGCTGTCGCCATTCCCATAAGCGTGGTGGGCACCTTCATCTTCATGAACATGCTGGGACGCAACCTGAACGTGGTGAGTCTTGCGGGCATCTCCTTTGCCGTGGGCATGCTCGTGGATAACGCCATTGTGGTTCTTGAAAATATCGACCGCCACCGCAGCATGGGCAAAACGCCTTTCCGGGCCACCTATGACGGCACATCGGAAGTGTGGGGAGCTGTCGTGGCTTCCACGCTGACCACTGTGGCGGTTTTCCTGCCCGTCGCGTTCATTGAGCAAGAGGCAGGGCAGCTCTTCAAGGATATCGCCATAGCCGTTACCTGCGCCATTACGCTCAGCCTTTTTGTCTCCGTTTCCGTCATCCCCATGTTGGCAAACTTGTTCTTTTCCTTCAGCAAACGGCGCGGATCCGACAGAAAGCTCATTCCCTTCCTAGATACTCTCGGCAAACAACTGGCCAACGCGTTCATGGCGCTGGTGCATCTTGCCATCAAAAACGCGCTGACGCGCACCGCCACCATCGTTCTGCTCACGGCAGTTTCCGTTTTCATCACATGGGCCGCATTTCCCAAAATGGAATACCTGCCGCAGGGCAACAGAAACCTCGTGCTGAACATCCTCATTCCACCGCCCGGTCTTTCCTATGAAGAGCGCAAGGATATCGGCGACTACATCCAGAACAAATACCGTCCGCTGTACACTACGGAAGAGGACGTGAACGGCCTGCCGCCCATCAACGCCCTGTTTTACGTCGGTGCGCCGGATTTCATGCTCTTCGGCACCACCTCCAGGGTCGAGGACCGCGCAGGGGAATACATCCCCGAATTCACGCGCACCATACGCTCCATTCCGGGCATGTTCGGCGTGTCCATGCAGGCGGGCATATTCCAGAACAGCATCGGTAAAGGGCGTACCATCGAGGTAGACCTGTCCTCAGGTAATCTGGACAAGCTCGTGGGCGGAGCAGGCGCTTTGTTCGGCACGCTCATGCAGGCCATTCCCGGCTCGCAGATTCGCCCAATTCCTTCGCTGGAACTGCTCTTCCCCGAAGTGCGCCTGCACCCTGAGCGCGACAGACTGAAGGCTGCCGGGCTCTCGTCCAGTGAGCTCGGAATCGCTGTGGATGTCCTGATGGACGGCAGAAAGATCGGCGACTTCAATGAAGAAGGGAAAAAGAAGATCGATCTGGTGCTCAAAGCCGGAGATCGCGACATTCAGTCACCCGAGGCCCTCTACTATTCGCAGGTTGCCACCCCCAACGGCGTGCCAGTTCCGGTTTCATCACTTGCCGGTCTGGAACGCACCAACGGCATTACCCAGATTCGCCATCTGGAACGCCAGCGCACCATCACGCTGCAGGTTACCCCGCCCCAGACCATGCCGCTGGAACAGGCCATGGACATGATTCGCGGCGACATCATTCCCAAGCTGCAGCAGGGACCGCTGGCCGGAATCAAATACCGTCTTTCCGGTGCTGCAGACAAACTTACCCAGACGCGGGATGCCCTGCAGTGGAACTTCCTGCTGGCCGTCGCCATTACCTATCTGCTAATGGCTGCCCTGTTCGAAAACTTCATCTACCCACTGATCATCCTGTTCACCGTTCCGCTGGCATCGGCAGGCGGCATTCTGGGACTCAAGCTGGAGAACATCTTCATTGCCCAGCAGCCCATGGATATCCTGACCATGCTCGGGTTCATCATCCTGATTGGCGTGGTGGTGAACAACGCCATTCTCATTGTGCACCAATCCCTCAACAACATCCGGGAAGGCGGGATGTCGCACAAAGAGGCCGTTCTGGAATCGGTCCGGACGCGATTGCGGCCGATCTACATGAGCGCCACCACATCCGTCTTCGGCATGCTGCCTCTGGCCGTGGCTCCCGGACCAGGCTCAGAACTGTACCGGGGCCTCGGCTCTGTGGTGCTCGGCGGGCTTGCCCTTTCCACTGTGTTCACTGTTTTCGTCATTCCTGCTTTGCTGCTCTTCGTCATCGGCATGGAGAAGACCTCGTCAGGTAACGACTGA
- a CDS encoding tetratricopeptide repeat protein, giving the protein MRKKTVSPFASALIIADVEGVAAIDRSALHSQGIRHVRILSSGEEAARLLAKQTADETARNDIPPFDLVICNATLADMRGADFIGIIRKHPKLAALPVVLASANATRADVLAGIKAGCSGFLLRPYTTTAFEEQLFLAAKALTGSYFENRMRKGQQALETSDFDKALEELHAVADVARPRAEVLYEAGMDKLAAGDYNGAISAFNKAVRLNVLYAEAYLGLARAWRGKGDSRQAQKYLRMAAEAYARLEQFAESRSVFQQLAKERPDVPNPLTGTANFLLKQGNYTAAARAFAESHRLEPQADLTTQISRACHFTDKPEATAKALYLALEHLGEKDIAERIHRRILSDPSPRDAHPSSALLSRFPRLTEMLSVARYTIRLYRETKLADDAA; this is encoded by the coding sequence ATGCGAAAAAAAACAGTTTCTCCCTTTGCGTCCGCACTCATCATTGCGGACGTCGAAGGCGTTGCCGCCATAGATCGTAGCGCCCTGCACAGCCAAGGTATACGGCACGTGCGTATACTCTCGTCCGGCGAAGAGGCGGCAAGACTTCTGGCAAAACAGACTGCCGACGAAACCGCGCGGAACGATATTCCTCCTTTTGATCTGGTCATCTGCAACGCCACGCTTGCCGACATGCGAGGAGCCGATTTTATCGGCATCATCCGTAAGCACCCCAAACTTGCGGCGCTGCCTGTGGTGCTGGCATCCGCCAACGCCACGCGTGCTGACGTGCTTGCAGGCATCAAGGCAGGATGCTCAGGCTTTCTCCTGCGCCCCTATACCACTACAGCCTTTGAGGAACAGTTGTTTCTGGCCGCCAAAGCCCTGACCGGATCATATTTCGAAAACAGAATGCGCAAGGGACAACAGGCTCTGGAAACCAGCGACTTTGACAAGGCGCTGGAAGAACTGCACGCAGTAGCGGATGTTGCCCGTCCGCGTGCAGAAGTGCTGTATGAGGCAGGCATGGATAAACTTGCCGCCGGAGATTACAACGGGGCCATCAGCGCCTTCAACAAGGCAGTCCGCCTCAACGTGCTGTATGCCGAGGCGTATCTGGGCCTTGCCCGTGCATGGCGCGGCAAGGGCGATTCCAGACAGGCACAGAAATATCTGCGCATGGCTGCGGAAGCCTATGCCCGCCTTGAGCAGTTTGCCGAATCCCGCAGCGTCTTCCAGCAGCTTGCCAAGGAACGGCCGGACGTGCCCAACCCCTTAACCGGCACAGCCAACTTCCTGCTGAAACAGGGAAATTACACGGCCGCAGCCCGCGCCTTTGCAGAAAGCCACCGGCTTGAGCCGCAGGCAGACCTGACCACCCAGATATCCCGAGCATGTCACTTCACCGACAAACCGGAAGCGACTGCCAAGGCACTGTACCTTGCTCTGGAGCATCTGGGTGAAAAGGACATTGCCGAACGCATCCATCGCAGGATCCTTTCCGATCCTTCTCCGCGGGATGCCCATCCATCCTCTGCCTTGCTGTCCCGCTTCCCGCGGCTCACCGAGATGCTCTCCGTCGCCCGATACACCATTCGGCTGTATCGTGAGACAAAACTGGCTGACGACGCAGCGTAA